Genomic segment of Parageobacillus genomosp. 1:
CCTAATGTAAATGAATCCGGTATTTGTGATGGATTTGCCTTCATATCGATAGTAGAATCGAAATTTCCTCGCGGCCAACTTGCGAAAATACGGTCTACCTCTTTTTCGAGCAATTGCGGATCAGGAAGCGATGATTTCCGCCCTTTTGAATCCAACACTGCCCGGTCAAGAGAACGTATATAGCTTTTGAGCGATTTTATGTCCGCATGTGTAAAATAAGCGGCTGAATTGGTTGCTAACGCCATGAGCAATCCAGCATTTAAATCATTGTTAGGTGCTCCTTCCACCACTTTTTTCGTTTTCGGATCAACCGTCGCGTGACAAGCAGCGCAACTAATGCCAACGCGAAGCTTACCGTGATCCCAAACAACCGGCATTCCTAACGGCAAATAGGATCCTTTAGGGACATCGATGCCTGTGTCAACTTTTTCCCCTTTTTTGTATGTTCGATCGCCAATTGTAATATCTTCTGCCAGCTCAACCTGTAAATTTGTCGTCCCCTTCCCTTTTAAAGCAATAATCGCCTTGGCGATATTTGTCATCGTTAACGGTCCGTTCACAAGCCCCATAATATCGGTTAAAAACACTTCATTGCCAAATGTTTCTTTATAAAACACTTCTCGCCCTAATTGAAGAAGCTGTTTATCAACAACAATAGCACCGTCTTTAGCAGAAACAGACCTTTCTGTACCATCTACAGATAATTTTTCCATTCTTCCTGTTTCCCTGCTAATCCATTTTCCCCAAATATCCGTGCCCGTTTGATTATTCACTTCATACTTCACTACATCGTCTTTCTCAGGTAAGAATGCGTATTTGACATTGGTGTTGAAAAAAAATCTTCCGCCAATTAACAATATAAGGAAAATGATAACGCTGATATATGTTTTACGCATTCCTTCTCACCGTCCATCAAGAATATGCAGCACGCATAGTGTACCCCCTCTATATGGAAATTATCCATAAAAGAAACGTAAACCCTCACGTCTATTAAAAACTGCCTACTATGAAACTTTATTAACATATACAATTTTTCAAATTTTATTAAAATAACACAAAAAATTATTCTAATAAAAATATTTTATTTAATTTTTATGTGTAAAATAGTGGTTAAACCTTATTAAAAATTTAGAATTATCTATTTATATATAATTTTATTGACATATAAATATTTTGTAAATTAAAATTAACAATGTATTAACAAAGCCATTATATTAACTAAGGAGGAAATATAATGAGTGCATTACCGGAAACACAGACGGTGCAAAATCAGCGCACAAAAATGAAGCATCCACCTGGACTTTATTTATTATTCTTTACAGAGCTTTGGGAACGATTTAGCTATTATGGAATGAGGGCAATTCTTGTTCTTTATTTAACGGCAGAACTTGTCAGCGGCGGATTAGGAATAAAACCAAGCGTCGCAATGACGGTTTATGGAATTTTTACTGGCGCTGTTTATTTCACTCCACTTTTTGGCGGTTATTTGTCTGACCGATTTTTAGGGAGAAGATTGGCGATTACGATTGGCGGTATTACGATGGCGCTCGGTAATATCGTGCTATTTGCCGTCAACAATCAAACAGGGTTATATATCGGATTAATTTTATTAATTATCGGTAATGGTTTCTTTAAACCAAATATTTCAACACTTGTCGGGGAACTTTATGCTCCAAACGATAAACGGAAAGACGCTGCATTCACCATTTTCTATATGGGAATTAACTTAGGGGCATTATTTTCGCCACTCGTATGCGGATTTTTAGCGGAAGAATATTTTGCAACGAACATCAATGGTGTCATCCATTACGGATTTAAATACGGATTTTTAGCTGCTGCGATCGGTATGATTATTGGACAATTAATTTTCAATCTATTTGGAAATCGTTATTTAGGAGATATTGGTAAAAAACCTGTCGGCGCACCAAAGAAAACAAACAAGGAAACAAAAACAAAAGCTCCTTTAACAAAACAAGAAAAACAAAACGTTGCTGTTATTTTTATTTTAACGTGCTTCGTTATTTTCTTCTGGGCTGGATTTGAACAAGCTGGAAGTTCTTTAACACTATATACAGACAAATTTGTAGATAAATCGATCGGCGGCTGGACGATGCCTACTTCTTGGTTCCAATCATTAAACCCATTCTTTATCATCGTGTTGGCACCGATTGTTTCACAAATCTGGATTAAACTTTCGAATTCAAAGCGCGGTGACTTGCCAATTCCAGCAAAAATGGGTCTTGGCATGATTTTACTTGGTCTTGGATTTGCCGTATTAATTCCAGCTGTATTACAAACAGGAAGCGATGAACAACATATCGTCGAAAAAGCGAATTTATTATTCATCATTTTCACTTATTTCCTTCACACGCTCGGTGAACTTTGCTTATCACCAGTTGGATTGTCGATGGTAAGTAAACTTGCACCTGTTCGACTTGCATCGGTGCTAATGGGCGTATGGCTAGCGGGAACTGGTGTCGCGCAATTGTTGGCTGGTCAATTAGCGGCGTTTACCCAATCATTAGGTTATTTGGAAATTTTCAGCTTAATTAGCGGCGTGACCATCGGATTAGGACTTATTTTATTATTGTTGACGAAAAAACTTGTGCGAATGATGAATTAACAAGCTGGCTCCCGTTTTATGGGGCCAGCTTTTTTATAATATTTCCCATTTATATGAATTCCCTTACCGTGCATACTTTGTCACGGAAGGTGGTGAAAACATATGAAAGCAATGGGAACTCATGAAACGTTAGAGCTTCATGAGCTGCTTGCATTCAAAAACGTCTGCCTTGCCAAAAATACTGCCATGCAAGGAATGGTATCGGATCCACAGCTCAAATCGCTAATCCAACAAGATATTCAAAAAACACAACAACAAATCCGCGACTTACAAAACCTTTTATCTTAAAATGAAACGAGGTGAAACACGATGCAAAGCCCAACGACACAAACAAACGTTTTTAACGATCAAGTGATTGCGACAGACTTTTTAATCGGCGCAAAAAATGCCATTAAAAGTTATGCTATGGCGATTGCCGAAGCGGCAACACCGGAAGTTCGCAACACGCTGAAACAGCACTTAAACGACGCCATTGTGCTTCATGAACAAATCAGCCAATATATGATTAACAAAGGATATTATCATCCAGAAAACGTGCAAGAACAGCTTCGTGTAGATATGCAGGCAGCACAGCAAGCGCTACAAACAAGTAACGTACGATAACTGCTTCCATGGGATTCAACCGTCAAGGTAAGAATCCCATTTTTTCATAATTTTTTTCTGTTGGTTCACCCTATAACTAGTGAGGTGACATATCGATGAATAAACAGACTCTTTTCGCCATCGCCGCTGGAGTTGTCATTCTTTTTATTATGATTGCAGCAATCGTGTCGACATATCGTCCGACAGTCCATCATGAAGAAACGAATCAGCTAAAACCGAAACCGGCCCCTTATGAGGCAACCACTCCTCGTTCCCATCCGACTGTCGTAACATTGGACAGTTTAGCAATGGGGGAAAAAATCAAAAATCAGTTAAATCGTCATCCGAAAATTATAAAAATCGATCATAACGGCCGTGACAAAAGCCATTATTTTAACCATGAAATTACGGTTCGGTTTCGAAAACTTCCTACAGCACAAGAGATCCAACGAATAGAACGGGCAATCGACGGAAAATTGATCAACCAGTTTGATCACTTTTTTATCTTTCGCTCTAACAGCAAAACATACCATGAATTACATCGTTATTTTGAATCAATCCCAACTGTTTCCTATAGCGAACCAAACTATATTTATTTGCAAAACGAAATTCCAAATGATTTATTATATTCACGTTATCAATGGAATTTGCCGGCAATTAACACCGAAGCAGGCTGGACGCTGTCGCGTGGAAAAAAAGGCGTTACCATTGCCGTTATCGACAGCGGGGTAGATTTGGATCATCCAGATCTTGTCCATCGCCTGCAAAAGGGTTATAACGTTTTTACCGAGAATAACGTTCCGGAAGATGAAAACGGCCACGGCACACACGTGGCAGGCATTATTGCGTCGCAGCCAAACAACCATGAAGGCGTTGCCGGCATCACGTGGTTCAATCCAATTATGCCTATTAAAGCATTAAACGCAGATGGATATGGCACTAGTTTTGACGTAGCAAAAGGAATCCGTTGGGCAGTCGATCATGGGGCAAAAGTGATCAATTTAAGCCTCGGCAACTATCAGCCTTCTGCCGTATTGGAAGAAGCGATTCGTTACGCCTATGATCGCGATGTCGTACTTGTTGCCGCTTTAGGAAACGACAGCACTTCTCAGCCAAGCTTTCCCGCTGCCTATCCGGAAGTGATCAGCGTCGGCGCGGTAAATCAGGATCTTTCCTTTGCCCCGTATTCCAATTATGGTAATTATTTGGATGTAGTCGCACCAGGAACTAATATTGCCAGCACATTTACGCAACATCGATACGCGGCGCTGTCTGGAACATCGATGGCCGCTCCCCACGTCACGGCATTAGCCGGTCTCATCCGTTCTTTAAATCCGCGCTTGTCGAACGATGAGGTGAAGCAAATTATTATCGACACCGCTACCGATCTTGGTGACAGCGGCAAAGATCCGTATTACGGATATGGCTTGATTAACGTTTATCGCGCGCTGGAATTAGCTAGACGCTCGAGCTAGCCAGATGGATGGAGACTGTTACATCACGTAATTTCTCCATCCCTTCGTCTGTGTGAGCACCGTGGTCACCGCCCCTACTACGGTGACGACAATGAGCGAATAAAAAAAGGAAGTCGAATCAATGATAAAGCTGCCAATCGTAATAATCAGCGCATCGATCAGAAAAATAATAATTCCCACATTCCAATTGGTCATTCTCGCAATAAACTGCGCTAATAAATCCGTTCCTCCCGTGCTCGTCTCTTCCCGCAACATTATACCAATTCCTAAACCGACCAAAACACCGCCAATGATAGAGCTAGGAATCGGATCGAGCATAATAACGCCGCGGAGCACAGAAAACATATCAATCATCAAGGAAGAAAGCAATAAACCGTGCAGGCTGTTATAAAAAAACGGGCGATAGTAAAACCAAGCTATAATATAAAGGGGAATGCTTAATAAAATGATGGCCAGTCCCACTTTTACACGCCAAACGTATTTCACGATTAAGCCGATTCCAATAATGCCCCCATCGAGTAAATGATGGGGAACTAAAAATACATTGATGCCGATAGCCAAAAAAATACTGCCAATAATAGTGGTCATTATTTTTTTTAACATCGGAGATCACCCTATCGTTTTTCGGCTCGCTTACCACCAAACCGGCGCGCTAGAAAAACTTCGATACCGCTATTATATGGCAGCATCTATCAATACTTGTCTCTTTTTTGTTGCTATAATTGAAATAATGTATTAATATATTAGCATAATAGAATAAGGCCGCTCATTCGACCATCGAAGTAGAGGTCGCAGCTTTTATGAGTACGGTAAACGAGACGCAGAGCACGTCAAAGACTTTACCGGAAAGGAAAAGCTGCCGAAGCCTGAACATTTCTCTGGATGTTTAGGCTGGGGTTGTCGCCGAATAGGGGCAACACTGTCATACGTGCACGAATGGTGCACGTATGGAGCGCTATCTTCGTGGGAGAGTTTGATGGATGCAGTCACCAAGTCATACTGCCGTCGAATCTCCTTCGACGGCTTTTTTATTTATTAGGATCCTAGTTTTGTAAAAGTTATTAATTTTGTCAACAAAAAGGAGTGGTTCAACGATGGAAACACTAACAAAACCAACAGCTGACTCGTTAGCTGTTTCGCATTCGGAAAGTGGGCTAAAACGAAAATTAAAAACACGCCATTTAACAATGATCTCCCTTGGCGGCACGATCGGTACAGGGCTCTTTTTAGCCAGCGGCGGAGCGGTGCATACCGCGGGGCCAGGTGGAGCACTTGCAGCTTATATCGCAATCGGCATTATGGTGTATTTTTTAATGACAAGCCTTGCCGAAATGGCTGCCTATATGCCCGTTTCCGGATCCTTCAGCACGTATGCGACGAAATTCGTTGATCCGGCGCTAGGGTTTGCGTTAGGCTGGAATTATTGGTATAACTGGGCGATTACGATTGCGGCGGAACTTTCCGCGGTGACGATGATTATGAAATTTTGGTTTCCAAACAGCCCATCGCTTTTATGGAGCGCGATTTGTTTGGCGATTATGTTTTTATTAAATTATTTATCCGTCAAAGGGTTTGGCGAAGCGGAATATTGGTTTTCCATCATTAAAGTGGTAACGGTAATCATCTTTTTAATTGTCAGCTTCCTCATGATCTTTGGCATCATGGGCGGCGAAGCTATTGGCTTTAAAAACTTTACCATCGAAGATGCACCGTTTCACGGCGGTTTTATGGCAATGCTAGGAATCTTTATGGCGGCGGGATTTTCCTTCCAGGGAACAGAATTGTTAGGCGTCGCTGCTGGCGAAACGGAAAATCCTAAAGAAAGCATTCCCCGTGCTATTCGCCAGGTATTTTGGCGCATTTTGCTGTTTTATGTGCTGGCGATTTTGGCCATCGGTTTGTTAATCCCTTATACAGATGATAAGCTTGCCAACAGCGATGTATCGGTGAGCCCGTTTACGCTTGTGTTCGACAGAGCAGGAATTGCCTTTGCCGCCTCTGTCATGAACGCAGTCATTTTAACTGCCGTATTATCGGCGGGCAACTCCGGCATGTACGCATCGACCCGCATGCTTTGGGACTTGGCCCGCGAAGGAAAGGCGCCGAAATTTTTAGCGAAACTCGATCGACGCGGGGTTCCAGTAAATGCCCTAATTGTTACTTCGTCGCTAGGAACGCTTGCCTTTTTGGCCTCTCTCTTTGGCGATGGAGTGGTTTATACATGGCTGCTTAACGCTTCCGGCATGTCGGGGTTTATCGCTTGGCTTGGCATCGCCATCAGCCATTACCGCTTCCGTAAAGCATATGTGGCACAAGGGAAAAGTCTTGAGGATTTACCGTATAAAGCGAAATGGTTTCCGTTCGGTCCGATCTTTGCCTTTGTTCTTTGCTCCATTATCGTTTTAGGACAAAACTACCCAGCGTTTATAGGCGGGACGATCGACTGGTATGGAGTGCTTGTTTCCTATATCGGGTTACCTCTTTTCCTTATCGTCTGGCTTGGCTATAAGTTCGTGAAAAAAACAAAAGTCATTCCATTGCATGAGTGCGATTTAGAACAAAAATAAGGACTTGGCATGCAGCGCCAAGTCCTTATTTTTGTACTTTGTGCTCTTCGTCGTCGATGATTCCTTTTGTCGCGTTTTTAAACTCACGTAGCGTTTTTCCCGCCGCTTGTCCCAACTCCGGCAGTTTTTTCGGTCCAAAAATTAACAACGCGAAGAAAACGATAAGGGCAATTTCGCCAAATCCGA
This window contains:
- a CDS encoding amino acid permease, whose protein sequence is METLTKPTADSLAVSHSESGLKRKLKTRHLTMISLGGTIGTGLFLASGGAVHTAGPGGALAAYIAIGIMVYFLMTSLAEMAAYMPVSGSFSTYATKFVDPALGFALGWNYWYNWAITIAAELSAVTMIMKFWFPNSPSLLWSAICLAIMFLLNYLSVKGFGEAEYWFSIIKVVTVIIFLIVSFLMIFGIMGGEAIGFKNFTIEDAPFHGGFMAMLGIFMAAGFSFQGTELLGVAAGETENPKESIPRAIRQVFWRILLFYVLAILAIGLLIPYTDDKLANSDVSVSPFTLVFDRAGIAFAASVMNAVILTAVLSAGNSGMYASTRMLWDLAREGKAPKFLAKLDRRGVPVNALIVTSSLGTLAFLASLFGDGVVYTWLLNASGMSGFIAWLGIAISHYRFRKAYVAQGKSLEDLPYKAKWFPFGPIFAFVLCSIIVLGQNYPAFIGGTIDWYGVLVSYIGLPLFLIVWLGYKFVKKTKVIPLHECDLEQK
- a CDS encoding twin-arginine translocase TatA/TatE family subunit, with translation MNIGFGEIALIVFFALLIFGPKKLPELGQAAGKTLREFKNATKGIIDDEEHKVQK
- a CDS encoding peptide MFS transporter, with translation MSALPETQTVQNQRTKMKHPPGLYLLFFTELWERFSYYGMRAILVLYLTAELVSGGLGIKPSVAMTVYGIFTGAVYFTPLFGGYLSDRFLGRRLAITIGGITMALGNIVLFAVNNQTGLYIGLILLIIGNGFFKPNISTLVGELYAPNDKRKDAAFTIFYMGINLGALFSPLVCGFLAEEYFATNINGVIHYGFKYGFLAAAIGMIIGQLIFNLFGNRYLGDIGKKPVGAPKKTNKETKTKAPLTKQEKQNVAVIFILTCFVIFFWAGFEQAGSSLTLYTDKFVDKSIGGWTMPTSWFQSLNPFFIIVLAPIVSQIWIKLSNSKRGDLPIPAKMGLGMILLGLGFAVLIPAVLQTGSDEQHIVEKANLLFIIFTYFLHTLGELCLSPVGLSMVSKLAPVRLASVLMGVWLAGTGVAQLLAGQLAAFTQSLGYLEIFSLISGVTIGLGLILLLLTKKLVRMMN
- a CDS encoding DUF892 family protein; the protein is MKAMGTHETLELHELLAFKNVCLAKNTAMQGMVSDPQLKSLIQQDIQKTQQQIRDLQNLLS
- a CDS encoding S8 family peptidase; protein product: MNKQTLFAIAAGVVILFIMIAAIVSTYRPTVHHEETNQLKPKPAPYEATTPRSHPTVVTLDSLAMGEKIKNQLNRHPKIIKIDHNGRDKSHYFNHEITVRFRKLPTAQEIQRIERAIDGKLINQFDHFFIFRSNSKTYHELHRYFESIPTVSYSEPNYIYLQNEIPNDLLYSRYQWNLPAINTEAGWTLSRGKKGVTIAVIDSGVDLDHPDLVHRLQKGYNVFTENNVPEDENGHGTHVAGIIASQPNNHEGVAGITWFNPIMPIKALNADGYGTSFDVAKGIRWAVDHGAKVINLSLGNYQPSAVLEEAIRYAYDRDVVLVAALGNDSTSQPSFPAAYPEVISVGAVNQDLSFAPYSNYGNYLDVVAPGTNIASTFTQHRYAALSGTSMAAPHVTALAGLIRSLNPRLSNDEVKQIIIDTATDLGDSGKDPYYGYGLINVYRALELARRSS
- a CDS encoding YitT family protein; translation: MLKKIMTTIIGSIFLAIGINVFLVPHHLLDGGIIGIGLIVKYVWRVKVGLAIILLSIPLYIIAWFYYRPFFYNSLHGLLLSSLMIDMFSVLRGVIMLDPIPSSIIGGVLVGLGIGIMLREETSTGGTDLLAQFIARMTNWNVGIIIFLIDALIITIGSFIIDSTSFFYSLIVVTVVGAVTTVLTQTKGWRNYVM
- a CDS encoding spore coat protein — translated: MQSPTTQTNVFNDQVIATDFLIGAKNAIKSYAMAIAEAATPEVRNTLKQHLNDAIVLHEQISQYMINKGYYHPENVQEQLRVDMQAAQQALQTSNVR